Proteins from a single region of Bacillus carboniphilus:
- a CDS encoding M3 family oligoendopeptidase: MQFQDYEYKRIDVDSFKNEFHQALEQFKNSSSLEQVDLALKEIIRLRNYAETMANLCYIRHSINTEDEFYKAEQDFMDEAGPELQGLQSSFYEVLVASPFRAQLEEKWGKQLFALAELQLKTFKPEIIPLLQKENKLSTEYTKLLASAKIDFEGEERTLAQLGPFMESKDRDMRIKASNARFGFMAENKDKLDQIYDDLVKVRTEIAKELGFKNFVELGYARMQRVGYDAEMVANFRKQVETHIVPLSTKLIERQSKRIGIEEMKYYDENLQFTTGNATPKGDPEWIIENGKKMYAELSKETDEFFQFMIDHNLMDLVAKKGKAGGGYCTYIADYQSPYIFSNFNGTSGDIDVLTHEAGHAFQVYSSRQYEVPEYQFPTHEACEIHSMSMEFFTWPWMELFFKEETEKYKFSHLSSGLQFLPYGVAVDEFQHWVYENPEATPAERNQAWRNLEKKYLPHRDYDGNEYLESGAFWQRQGHIYGSPFYYIDYTLAQICAFQYWVKAQNNQEEAWESYVKLCKQGGSKSFIELVKDAGLISPFEDGCVESVVDEINSWLESVDDTKL; the protein is encoded by the coding sequence ATGCAGTTTCAAGATTATGAATATAAAAGAATTGATGTTGATTCTTTTAAAAATGAATTTCATCAAGCATTAGAACAATTTAAAAACTCAAGCTCATTAGAACAAGTGGATTTAGCTTTAAAGGAAATTATCCGGCTTCGCAATTATGCGGAAACCATGGCAAATCTTTGCTATATTCGTCATTCTATCAATACCGAAGATGAATTTTACAAGGCAGAGCAAGACTTTATGGATGAAGCAGGTCCAGAACTACAAGGGTTGCAGTCTAGCTTTTACGAAGTATTAGTTGCCTCCCCATTCCGTGCTCAGTTAGAAGAAAAATGGGGTAAACAATTGTTTGCATTAGCTGAGCTTCAATTGAAAACATTTAAGCCTGAGATCATTCCTTTGCTTCAGAAAGAAAACAAACTTTCGACAGAATACACGAAGTTGCTCGCTTCTGCAAAGATTGATTTCGAAGGTGAGGAAAGAACATTAGCACAATTAGGACCTTTTATGGAATCAAAAGATCGTGATATGAGAATCAAAGCTTCTAATGCTAGATTTGGATTCATGGCGGAAAATAAGGATAAATTAGATCAAATCTATGATGACCTAGTAAAGGTTCGAACTGAGATTGCTAAAGAACTAGGGTTTAAAAACTTTGTTGAACTGGGTTATGCTAGAATGCAGCGTGTTGGTTACGATGCTGAAATGGTTGCTAACTTTAGAAAACAAGTGGAAACGCATATTGTTCCCCTTTCCACAAAGTTAATTGAAAGACAAAGTAAGCGCATTGGCATCGAAGAAATGAAATATTATGATGAGAACCTACAATTCACAACTGGAAACGCAACACCAAAGGGTGATCCGGAATGGATTATTGAAAATGGTAAGAAGATGTATGCAGAGCTTTCTAAGGAAACAGATGAATTCTTCCAGTTTATGATAGACCATAATTTAATGGATCTAGTAGCTAAAAAAGGGAAAGCTGGCGGAGGATACTGTACATATATTGCCGACTATCAATCTCCTTACATTTTCTCAAACTTTAACGGAACCAGCGGTGATATAGACGTATTAACACATGAAGCAGGACATGCGTTCCAAGTATACTCTAGTAGACAATATGAAGTTCCAGAATATCAATTCCCAACACATGAGGCATGTGAAATCCACTCTATGTCTATGGAGTTCTTTACTTGGCCATGGATGGAATTATTCTTTAAAGAAGAAACAGAAAAATATAAGTTCTCTCACCTAAGCTCAGGGCTACAATTCTTACCTTATGGGGTAGCTGTAGACGAATTCCAACATTGGGTATATGAAAATCCTGAGGCAACCCCAGCAGAAAGAAATCAAGCTTGGAGAAACTTAGAGAAGAAATACTTACCCCACAGAGATTATGATGGAAATGAATACTTAGAAAGTGGAGCTTTCTGGCAAAGACAAGGTCACATTTATGGTTCTCCATTCTACTATATTGACTATACCTTGGCACAAATCTGTGCTTTCCAATATTGGGTGAAAGCGCAAAATAACCAAGAAGAAGCATGGGAAAGCTACGTGAAACTATGTAAACAAGGTGGTAGCAAATCCTTTATAGAGCTTGTTAAAGACGCTGGGTTAATATCTCCATTTGAAGACGGATGTGTTGAATCCGTTGTAGATGAGATTAACAGCTGGTTAGAGTCTGTTGATGATACGAAGCTGTAA
- a CDS encoding ATP-dependent Clp protease ATP-binding subunit: MLCQQCHTRNATIHLRYQLNNQVNQAHLCQECYQGVMNYAGKNENNHLFGKKDSNNPWIHMKKEQPSQQKQSFLDQHAKNLSSLVKEGRIDPVIGRDEEMEQVIEILNRRNKNNPVLIGEPGVGKTAIAEGLALKIEEGSVPEKLLNKMVYVLDVSSLVAGTGIRGQFEEKMKQLIEEVQENTDIILFIDEIHLLVGAGSAEGSMDAGNILKPALARGDLQLIGATTLKEYRNIEKDAALERRFQPVMVKEPTIAATKEILLGLKSRYEDYHKVSYTDDAIEACVQLSHRYIQDRFLPDKAIDLLDQAGSKVQLDVNKGSVTEIKKQLLTLQKKKEEALKLEHYEEAAKLRDQEDELLKQLKNANDTEEKPVVSVEVIQHLIEKKTGIPVGKLESNENFKLQNLERTMKEKVIGQDEAIQKVAKAVRRSRAGLKPKTRPIGSFLFVGPTGVGKTELAKTLALELFGTKDALIRLDMSEYMEKHSVSKIIGSPPGYVGHEDAGQLTEKVRRNPYSIILLDEVEKAHPEVQHLFLQILEDGRLTDSQGRTVSFKDTVLIMTSNAGVTDIKSSTLGFNQTTVEEESNILESLGSYFKPEFLNRFDNIIQFNKLKETELVQIVDILLKELEDTLKLEQKINVQVSEEAKKMLAKLGYHPQFGARPLRRMIQEKVEDPIADLLLEGSKIETIVIDAQDDKLIVEAR; encoded by the coding sequence ATGCTTTGTCAACAATGCCATACACGTAACGCTACCATTCATCTTCGTTACCAATTAAATAATCAAGTCAATCAAGCACACCTCTGCCAAGAGTGTTATCAAGGAGTTATGAACTATGCTGGAAAGAATGAAAACAACCATTTATTCGGCAAAAAGGATTCGAATAACCCTTGGATTCATATGAAAAAAGAACAACCATCTCAACAAAAACAATCATTCTTAGATCAACACGCAAAGAACCTTTCATCTCTAGTAAAAGAAGGTCGCATTGATCCTGTCATTGGACGAGATGAAGAAATGGAACAAGTCATTGAAATTTTGAATAGAAGAAATAAGAATAACCCTGTATTAATCGGTGAACCTGGCGTAGGTAAAACAGCGATTGCTGAAGGACTTGCACTAAAAATCGAAGAAGGTTCTGTTCCAGAGAAGTTGCTGAATAAAATGGTTTATGTTTTAGATGTGTCTTCCTTAGTTGCAGGAACTGGAATTCGTGGACAATTCGAAGAAAAAATGAAGCAACTCATTGAAGAAGTCCAAGAAAATACTGACATTATTCTTTTCATTGACGAGATTCACCTGCTCGTAGGCGCAGGGTCAGCAGAGGGTTCAATGGATGCAGGAAACATTTTAAAGCCAGCCCTTGCTCGCGGTGATCTTCAATTGATTGGCGCTACAACGTTAAAAGAATATAGAAATATCGAGAAAGATGCAGCACTCGAAAGAAGATTCCAACCTGTTATGGTAAAGGAACCAACCATTGCGGCAACAAAAGAAATCCTTCTCGGGCTAAAATCTAGGTATGAAGATTATCATAAGGTCTCTTATACGGATGATGCGATTGAGGCCTGTGTACAGCTTTCACACAGATACATTCAGGATCGATTCCTACCTGATAAAGCGATTGACCTTTTAGACCAAGCTGGATCCAAAGTACAATTAGATGTCAACAAAGGTTCCGTAACTGAAATAAAGAAACAGCTATTAACACTACAAAAGAAAAAAGAAGAAGCTCTGAAATTAGAGCATTATGAAGAAGCTGCAAAGCTAAGGGATCAAGAAGATGAGTTATTAAAACAACTTAAGAATGCAAATGACACTGAAGAAAAACCTGTAGTAAGTGTTGAAGTAATCCAACACTTGATTGAAAAAAAGACAGGTATACCAGTAGGAAAGCTTGAGAGTAATGAAAACTTTAAACTACAAAACCTTGAGCGGACAATGAAAGAAAAAGTAATTGGACAAGATGAGGCCATTCAAAAGGTTGCGAAAGCTGTCCGCAGGAGTCGGGCCGGATTAAAACCGAAAACCAGACCCATTGGTTCATTCTTATTTGTCGGACCAACAGGAGTAGGTAAAACTGAACTTGCCAAAACCTTAGCTCTTGAATTGTTTGGTACGAAAGATGCTCTCATTCGTCTTGATATGAGTGAATATATGGAGAAACATAGTGTTTCTAAGATTATTGGTTCACCTCCAGGTTATGTTGGCCATGAAGATGCAGGGCAACTAACAGAAAAAGTACGTCGAAACCCGTATAGTATTATTCTTTTAGACGAGGTTGAGAAAGCACATCCAGAAGTGCAACATCTCTTTCTTCAAATACTAGAAGACGGTAGACTTACGGATAGCCAAGGACGTACGGTTAGCTTTAAAGATACGGTGCTAATCATGACTTCAAATGCTGGTGTGACCGATATTAAGTCCTCCACCCTTGGCTTTAACCAAACAACTGTGGAGGAAGAATCGAATATCCTTGAAAGCCTTGGTAGTTACTTCAAACCGGAGTTCTTAAACCGTTTTGATAATATCATTCAATTTAATAAGCTAAAGGAAACAGAATTGGTTCAAATAGTAGATATCCTTCTAAAGGAGCTGGAGGATACTCTGAAACTAGAACAAAAAATAAATGTACAAGTGTCCGAAGAGGCTAAAAAAATGCTGGCTAAACTAGGCTATCACCCTCAATTTGGAGCAAGGCCACTTAGAAGAATGATTCAAGAAAAGGTTGAAGACCCAATCGCAGATTTATTGCTTGAAGGCTCTAAGATTGAAACAATTGTAATTGATGCACAAGATGACAAATTGATAGTTGAAGCAAGGTAA
- a CDS encoding type II CAAX endopeptidase family protein produces the protein MITGRKELFSVLFAILGAHILLNFAFDDKDIFWYMFSGSALVLISVAVLNGRVQDELPALKFLLYGVVSGIVLYACFFVGYHIIDLIQPSMTKDVTKLYKNYAPQNIWQYIALILFVIPGEEIFWRGFVFAKLRTQYSVWYCMIASSALYASVHIYSDMWVLVFAAFVAGLFWSFLYYWKKSMPLLIVSHLVFDILLFWVYPLQ, from the coding sequence ATGATAACGGGGAGAAAGGAATTATTTTCTGTACTATTCGCTATATTAGGGGCGCATATATTATTAAATTTTGCCTTTGATGATAAAGATATATTTTGGTATATGTTTTCTGGAAGTGCACTTGTCCTTATAAGTGTCGCCGTATTAAATGGACGCGTTCAGGATGAGTTACCTGCATTAAAGTTTCTATTATATGGTGTTGTCTCAGGTATTGTTTTGTATGCCTGTTTCTTTGTCGGCTATCACATTATAGATCTTATACAACCTTCTATGACAAAGGATGTCACTAAGTTGTATAAAAACTATGCTCCACAAAATATATGGCAGTATATTGCCCTCATCTTATTTGTAATCCCTGGTGAGGAGATTTTTTGGCGAGGATTTGTATTTGCCAAGCTACGTACTCAATATTCGGTTTGGTATTGTATGATTGCCTCCAGTGCACTTTATGCTTCGGTTCATATATATTCGGATATGTGGGTTCTTGTTTTCGCAGCATTTGTAGCAGGATTGTTTTGGAGCTTCCTTTACTACTGGAAAAAAAGCATGCCACTACTAATCGTGTCACACTTGGTATTTGATATCCTACTATTTTGGGTTTATCCCCTTCAATAA
- a CDS encoding DUF6254 family protein encodes MTFQKNEKERMWRVRKESQNPHGKVKSFKELKKDTEK; translated from the coding sequence GTGACATTTCAGAAGAATGAAAAGGAAAGAATGTGGAGAGTCAGAAAAGAATCACAGAACCCACATGGGAAAGTGAAATCATTTAAAGAATTAAAAAAGGATACGGAAAAATAG
- a CDS encoding YkvS family protein gives MKRAEVGNIIEFRNGLRGVVEKVNENSVIVDLTFMDNYRDLDLEQKTVVNHKNYKVLKESI, from the coding sequence TTGAAAAGAGCTGAAGTGGGGAATATCATTGAATTCCGCAACGGCTTAAGAGGAGTCGTTGAAAAAGTAAATGAGAATTCTGTGATTGTGGATTTAACATTTATGGATAATTACCGCGATCTTGACCTGGAGCAAAAAACCGTGGTTAATCATAAAAACTATAAAGTATTAAAAGAATCCATATAA
- a CDS encoding cell wall hydrolase: MKKLVITALISASLFGLGTSTSAQGAVHTVKSGDTLFKISQAYGVSLPSIISLNQNLNPNWIYPGQKIQLPSTLTTEEINLMAKLVHAEAKGEPYAGKVAVATVVLNRVDHKDFPNTVKGVIYEKSNGYYAFSPVANGQINQAADAESYRAVREAIAFRGQGKGSVFFYNPAKITNKWILSRQTTITIGNHVFAK, from the coding sequence ATGAAAAAATTAGTCATCACTGCTTTAATTAGCGCATCCCTTTTTGGACTTGGGACAAGCACTTCTGCTCAAGGAGCTGTTCATACAGTTAAGAGTGGAGATACTTTATTTAAGATTAGTCAGGCATATGGAGTTTCCTTACCATCTATTATTAGCTTAAACCAAAATCTTAACCCGAACTGGATTTACCCAGGACAAAAAATTCAGCTACCTTCTACATTAACAACAGAAGAAATCAACCTAATGGCCAAGTTAGTGCATGCTGAGGCAAAAGGTGAGCCTTACGCAGGAAAAGTAGCCGTAGCAACAGTTGTATTAAATAGAGTGGATCATAAGGACTTCCCGAACACTGTAAAGGGTGTAATCTATGAAAAATCAAACGGTTACTATGCTTTTTCTCCAGTTGCAAATGGACAAATCAATCAAGCTGCAGACGCTGAAAGCTATCGTGCTGTAAGAGAAGCCATTGCATTTAGAGGTCAAGGTAAAGGATCAGTATTTTTCTATAATCCAGCGAAAATTACGAATAAATGGATTCTATCAAGACAAACAACGATAACAATTGGAAATCATGTATTTGCTAAATAA
- a CDS encoding phosphocarrier protein HPr translates to MAEKTFTITSDTGLHARPATLLVQAASRFDSEIQLEYKEKKVNLKSIMGVMSLGVGKGASITISADGSDADEAISALEETLKKEGLAE, encoded by the coding sequence ATGGCAGAAAAAACTTTCACTATTACTTCTGATACAGGATTGCACGCAAGACCTGCAACTCTTTTAGTTCAAGCTGCGAGTCGCTTTGATTCAGAAATTCAGCTTGAGTATAAAGAAAAGAAAGTCAACTTAAAGTCAATTATGGGTGTTATGTCATTAGGAGTTGGTAAAGGAGCTTCTATTACAATTAGCGCAGATGGTAGCGATGCTGATGAAGCAATCAGTGCTCTTGAAGAAACTCTAAAAAAAGAGGGACTTGCTGAGTAA
- the ptsP gene encoding phosphoenolpyruvate--protein phosphotransferase, translated as MLNLLKGIAASSGIAIGKAYKLVEPDLAVTKRTIDNTQDETERFVSAIQKSTSELEAIKNKAHEELGADKAAIFEAHLLVVNDPEFIGPIKQKIETEKVNAEYAVHETASMFIEMFEQMDNEYMQERAADIRDVTKRIQAHLQGVELPTPSMIAEEVIIVAEDLTPSDTAQLNKQYVKGFTTDIGGRTSHSAIMARSMEIPAVVGTKEVSARVENGTMMIVDGLNGEVYIDPTPEVIEKYKKEHEAFEKQKQEWAKLVNEKTVTACGHHVELAANIGTPEDLKGVIANGAEGIGLYRTEFLYMGRDSLPTEEEQFEAYKAVLEGMEGKPVVVRTLDIGGDKELPYLDLPKELNPFLGYRAIRLCLEQQDIFRPQLRALLKASTYGNLKIMFPMIATIDEFRQAKAILEEEKKNLTAEGIDVSDSIELGIMVEIPSTAVLADQFAKEVDFFSIGTNDLIQYTMAADRMNEQVSYLYQPYNPSILRLVKMVIDAAHANGKWAGMCGEMAGDEKAIPILLGLGLDEFSMSATSVLKARSLIRSLTVEDMKKLSDRVINMASVEDVLEEIERVISL; from the coding sequence ATGTTAAACCTTCTAAAAGGGATCGCTGCTTCTAGTGGGATTGCGATTGGTAAAGCTTATAAATTAGTAGAACCAGACTTAGCCGTAACGAAAAGAACAATTGATAACACCCAAGATGAAACAGAACGCTTTGTTTCGGCTATTCAAAAATCCACTAGCGAACTAGAGGCTATTAAAAACAAAGCACATGAGGAGCTTGGCGCAGATAAAGCAGCCATCTTTGAAGCGCACCTTCTCGTTGTGAATGATCCAGAATTTATCGGTCCTATTAAACAAAAGATTGAGACTGAGAAAGTCAACGCTGAATATGCTGTTCATGAAACTGCGTCCATGTTCATCGAAATGTTTGAACAAATGGATAACGAATATATGCAGGAAAGAGCAGCTGACATTCGAGACGTGACAAAGAGAATCCAGGCTCATCTTCAGGGTGTAGAGTTGCCTACACCAAGCATGATTGCTGAAGAAGTGATTATTGTAGCAGAAGACTTAACACCTTCAGATACAGCTCAACTAAACAAGCAGTATGTAAAAGGATTTACCACAGATATTGGTGGAAGAACCTCACACTCAGCTATTATGGCAAGATCAATGGAAATTCCTGCTGTCGTTGGAACAAAAGAAGTTTCAGCACGCGTTGAAAATGGAACGATGATGATTGTCGATGGTTTAAATGGAGAGGTTTACATAGATCCAACTCCTGAAGTAATTGAAAAGTATAAAAAAGAACATGAAGCCTTTGAGAAACAAAAACAAGAATGGGCAAAGCTTGTTAATGAAAAGACGGTAACTGCTTGCGGACACCATGTTGAATTAGCAGCTAATATTGGTACTCCTGAAGACCTAAAAGGTGTTATTGCAAATGGTGCTGAGGGTATTGGTCTTTACAGAACCGAGTTCCTTTACATGGGTAGAGATTCCCTACCGACTGAAGAAGAACAGTTTGAAGCCTATAAAGCAGTTTTAGAGGGTATGGAAGGAAAGCCTGTAGTTGTTCGGACACTTGATATAGGTGGGGATAAGGAGTTACCATACCTAGACCTGCCTAAAGAATTAAATCCATTCCTTGGCTACCGGGCAATTAGACTATGTTTAGAGCAGCAAGATATCTTCCGACCACAATTAAGAGCGTTACTGAAAGCAAGCACATACGGTAACCTCAAAATTATGTTCCCGATGATTGCGACCATCGATGAATTTAGACAAGCAAAAGCCATCTTAGAAGAAGAAAAGAAAAACCTGACTGCTGAGGGAATCGATGTGTCTGATTCCATTGAACTCGGAATTATGGTTGAAATTCCGTCAACAGCTGTACTTGCTGATCAATTTGCGAAAGAAGTTGACTTCTTCAGTATCGGAACAAATGATCTAATTCAATACACAATGGCTGCTGACCGGATGAATGAACAAGTATCCTACTTGTATCAACCATACAATCCATCCATTCTACGATTAGTGAAAATGGTAATCGATGCTGCTCATGCAAATGGTAAGTGGGCAGGAATGTGTGGAGAAATGGCAGGAGATGAAAAAGCCATTCCAATCTTACTTGGACTAGGTCTAGATGAATTTTCAATGAGTGCTACTTCTGTCTTGAAAGCACGCTCCTTAATTCGCAGTTTGACAGTTGAGGATATGAAGAAACTTTCAGATAGGGTAATCAATATGGCATCTGTTGAGGATGTTTTAGAAGAAATTGAGCGCGTTATTAGTTTGTAA